In Aegilops tauschii subsp. strangulata cultivar AL8/78 chromosome 3, Aet v6.0, whole genome shotgun sequence, one genomic interval encodes:
- the LOC109743297 gene encoding membrane-associated protein VIPP1, chloroplastic, producing MEIRAPPTSLRLATPPSTASFRPVALRTSFLSGSVSLRAVQVRQSNVNRFKCNAIRSNLFDRLTRVVRSYANAILSSFEDPEKILDQAVLEMNDDLIKMRQATAQVLASQKRLENKYKAAEQADADWYRRAQLALQKGEEDLAREALKRRKSYAENASSLKAQLDQQKSVVENLVSNTRLLESKIAEAKQKKDTLKARAQSAKTATKVSEMLGNVNTSGALSAFEKMEEKVMTMESQAEALGQLGADDLEGKFAMLETTSVDDDLAQMRKELSGRSLKGELPPGRAAASKSGSPFRDTEIEKELNELRKKAKEY from the exons ATGGAGATTAGGGCCCCGCCGACGAGCCTCAGGCTCGCGACGCCGCCTTCAACCGCCAGCTTCCGCCCGGTCGCCCTCCGGACCTCCTTCCTCAGCGGCAGCG TTTCTCTTCGAGCTGTGCAAGTACGTCAATCAAATGTCAACAGATTTAAGTGCAACGCCATACGGAGTAACCTCTTCGATAGACTAACTAGGGTTGTCAGG TCCTATGCAAATGCaattctgagttcatttgaagaCCCTGAGAAGATCCTAGATCAAGCGGTCTTGGAGATGAATGATGATTTAATAAAGATGCGGCAAGCCACTGCACAG GTCTTGGCATCTCAAAAGAGGCTTGAGAACAAGTACAAAGCTGCCGAACAAGCTGATGCTGATTG GTATCGGAGGGCTCAACTTGCTCTTCAAAAGGGTGAAGAGGATCTTGCTCGTGAAGCCCTTAAACGGCGTAAATCATATGCT GAAAATGCAAGCTCGTTAAAGGCCCAGCTTGATCAGCAGAAGAGTGTCGTCGAAAATCTTGTTTCAAATACCAGG CTTCTTGAGAGCAAGATAGCAGAGGCCAAGCAGAAAAAGGATACCCTAAAAGCCCGTGCTCAATCAGCAAA GACCGCAACAAAAGTGAGTGAAATGCTGGGGAATGTGAATACAAGTGGTGCCTTGTCAGCGTTTGAGAAGATGGAGGAGAAAG TTATGACTATGGAATCCCAAGCTGAGGCACTTGGTCAATTAGGAGCTGATGATCTAGAAGGAAAG TTTGCAATGCTTGAGACTACATCGGTTGACGATGATCTTGCACAAATGAGAAAAGAACTGTCCGGGAGATCTTTG AAGGGCGAACTCCCTCCGGGCAGAGCCGCAGCCAGCAAATCAGGTAGCCCCTTCCGAGACACAGAGATTGAGAAGGAGCTAAATGAGCTGCGGAAGAAGGCCAAAGAGTATTAG
- the LOC109743298 gene encoding uncharacterized protein yields the protein MAAMSMKTMMALALLLCLAVAASLGGVEARKHPGKETLGYYELRRGEFSMVVTNWGATILSVRLPDKNGRIDDVVLGYKTIGGYVNDTTYFGALVGRVANRIAGGRFTIKNHPYHTYTNDGNNTLHGGHRGFNQVFWSVRERATGAFPYITFYYRSGDGEEGFPGALDVLVTYKIDGDYSYSVTMYARPVDKPTPVNLAQHTYWNLRGHGRGTVLDHSVQIFASAVTPVGGDLIPTGAVTPVAGTPFDFRAPAAPGARIAEVEGGYDINYVLDGRDADGQGVRKVAVVSEATSGRVMELWGDQPGVQFYTGNFLKGDEGKGGAVYEKHGGLCLETQDFPDAVHNPKFPTEIYRAGQVYKHYMLYKFSIAGK from the exons ATGGCGGCGATGAGCATGAAGACGATGATGGCGTTAGCGCTGCTCCTGTGCCTGGCCGTGGCCGCGTCGCTGGGAGGCGTGGAGGCGAGGAAGCACCCGGGGAAGGAGACCCTGGGGTACTACGAGCTGCGCCGGGGCGAGTTCTCCATGGTGGTCACCAACTGGGGCGCCACCATCCTCTCCGTCCGACTCCCCGACAAGAACG GGCGCATCGACGACGTTGTTCTTGGGTACAAGACCATCGGAGGTTATGTG AATGACACCACCTACTTCGGCGCGCTGGTGGGGCGGGTGGCGAACCGGATCGCCGGCGGGCGGTTCACGATCAAGAACCACCCCTACCACACCTACACCAACGACGGCAACAACACGCTCCACGGCGGCCACCGCGGGTTCAACCAGGTGTTCTGGTCGGTGCGGGAGCGGGCCACCGGCGCCTTCCCCTACATCACCTTCTACTACCGcagcggcgacggcgaggagggCTTCCCGGGCGCCCTGGACGTGCTCGTCACCTACAAGATCGACGGCGACTACTCGTACAGCGTCACCATGTACGCCCGCCCCGTGGACAAGCCGACGCCCGTGAACCTGGCGCAGCACACGTACTGGAACCTGCGCGGGCACGGGCGGGGCACCGTCCTCGACCACTCCGTCCAGATCTTCGCGTCCGCCGTCACCCCCGTCGGCGGCGACCTCATCCCCACGGGCGCCGTGACGCCCGTCGCCGGCACGCCCTTCGACTTCCGCGCCCCGGCGGCGCCCGGCGCGCGCATCGCGGAGGTGGAGGGGGGCTACGACATCAACTACGTGCTGGACGGCCGCGACGCGGACGGGCAGGGGGTGCGCAAGGTGGCGGTGGTGAGCGAGGCCACGTCCGGGCGGGTGATGGAGCTGTGGGGCGACCAGCCCGGCGTGCAGTTCTACACCGGCAACTTCCTCAAGGGCGACGAGGGCAAGGGCGGCGCCGTGTACGAGAAGCACGGCGGGCTgtgcctggagacgcaggacttCCCCGACGCCGTGCACAACCCCAAGTTCCCCACCGAGATCTACCGCGCGGGCCAGGTGTACAAGCACTACATGCTCTACAAGTTCTCCATCGCCGGCAAGTAG